Proteins encoded together in one Camelina sativa cultivar DH55 chromosome 9, Cs, whole genome shotgun sequence window:
- the LOC104715738 gene encoding protein STRICTOSIDINE SYNTHASE-LIKE 8-like yields MPIRTPIAAVPVFLAIVCFFFWESIIEPDRLKDSKHVLEGAKTIPIPNGHGPEGLEFDPQGGGPYVGVTDGRILKWSGEELGWVDFAHTSPHRNNCTRDAVVPSCGRPLGLTFDRKTGDLYICDGYFGLMRVGPEGGLAELLLGDVEGRSVTFANQGDIDEEDGIYYFNDSSDQYHFGEVFYVSISGDRVGRVVRYDIKKKEAKVIMDKLHLPNGLAASKDGSFVVICEGGTSILHRLWVKGPKAGTSEVFARVPGLPDNIRRTPSGDFWVALHCKYNFFTPVMKILKMETVIHLMNGGKPHGIVMKLSGETGEVLHMLEDSEGKTMNYVSEAYEREDGTLWFGSVYWPAVWVMNTSVYDRK; encoded by the exons ATGCCGATTAGAACGCCGATCGCCGCCGTTCCGGTTTTCTTAGCCATCGTTTGCTTTTTCTTCTGGGAATCTATCATCGAGCCGGACCGTTTAAAAGACTCCAAACACGTCCTTGAGGGGGCTAAGACCATTCCCATTCCTAACGGCCATGGACCAGAAGGCTTAGAATTCGATCCACAAGGTGGAGGCCCTTACGTCGGAGTCACCGACGGTCGTATCCTCAAATGGAGCGGTGAAGAACTAGGCTGGGTCGATTTCGCCCACACTTCTCCTCACAG AAATAATTGTACGAGGGATGCAGTAGTACCAAGTTGTGGGAGACCATTGGGACTTACCTTTGATAGGAAAACAGGAGATTTATACATATGTGATGGTTACTTTGGACTCATGAGGGTTGGACCAGAGGGAGGCTTGGCCGAGTTACTTCTTGGTGATGTCGAAGGTCGTAGCGTAACGTTTGCGAACCAAGGGGATATAGATGAAGAGGATGGTATCTACTACTTCAATGATAGCAGCGATCAATACCATTTCGg GGAAGTATTCTACGTGTCTATATCCGGTGATAGAGTGGGAAGAGTAGTTAGATACGacataaagaagaaagaggCCAAAGTTATAATGGACAAACTTCATTTACCCAATGGTTTAGCTGCAAGCAAAGACGGATCATTTGTAGTCATCTGCGAAGGTGGTACAAGCATTCTCCACAGATTATGGGTCAAAGGTCCTAAAGCCGGGACTAGCGAAGTTTTCGCAAGGGTTCCGGGTCTTCCGGACAATATCAGGCGTACACCTTCGGGAGATTTCTGGGTCGCATTACATTGCAAATACAATTTCTTCACTC CTGTGATGAAGATATTGAAGATGGAGACTGTGATTCATCTCATGAACGGAGGAAAACCACATGGGATAGTTATGAAACTCTCTGGAGAGACCGGGGAGGTACTTCACATGCTTGAGGACAGTGAAGGGAAGACGATGAATTATGTTAGTGAGGCTTATGAGAGAGAAGATGGAACGTTATGGTTCGGGTCTGTGTATTGGCCGGCCGTTTGGGTTATGAATACGTCGGTTTATGATCGCAAATGA
- the LOC104715739 gene encoding uncharacterized protein LOC104715739, giving the protein SLVFVIERIDEHKGTYSIVPLLLAGLISILYWRFFDDIKPYALVQFVHCIVIPLMVILLPPMYTHSTYWLWAAGFYLLAKVEETADKPIYSWTHHIISGHSLKHLYAAMVPVFLTLVLAKEPFKLRGTFSYIYEMAGNCRSIFLTHAFHCWILSQLKHLCLNLLWRMLCWSVMVLMGIAVLFLSSVFGSV; this is encoded by the exons TCACTCGTTTTTGTAATCGAGAGGATTGATGAGCATAAGGGTACTTACTCCATTGTTCCTTTGCTTCTTGCTGGCCTTATTAGCATTTTATATTGGAG GTTTTTCGATGACATTAAACCATATGCTTTAGTACAGTTTGTTCATTGCATTGTCATTCCCTTGATGGTTATTCTTTTACCTCCAATGTATACACATTCTACGTATTGGCTTTGGGCTGCAG GATTTTATCTCTTAGCCAAGGTGGAAGAAACTGCTGATAAGCCTATATATAGCTGGACTCATCATATTATTAGTGGCCATTCTCTGAAGCATTTGTACGCTGCTATGGTCCCTGTCTTCCTTACCCTCGTGCTTGCAAAAGAACCGTTCAAACTGAGAGGTacattctcatatatatatgagatggCCGGGAATTGCAGATCCATATTCTTGACTCATGCATTCCATTGTTGGATATTGTCACAGTTAAAACACTTATGTTTGAATTT ATTGTGGAGGATGCTTTGCTGGTCGGTGATGGTTCTGATGGGCATTGCGGTTCTGtttctttcctctgttttcggTTCTGTTTGA
- the LOC104715740 gene encoding protein STRICTOSIDINE SYNTHASE-LIKE 8-like, with the protein MPINRRVLTPVAAVPVILAVLCFFFWASIIQSDNIKGSKHVLQDAKTIPLPAYGPESLEFDLKGEGPYVGVTDGRILKWRGEELGWVEFAHTSPHRDNCSRHEVVPSCGRPLGLSFDRKTGDLYICDGYFGLMKVGPEGGLAELLLDEVDGNKIMFANQGDIDEEEDVIYFNDSSDTYHFGEVFYVSMCGKKEGRVIRYDMKTKEAKVIAENLLLPNGLALSKDGSFVVTCESSLNSCRRIWVKGPKSGTNEIFASLPGSPDNIRRTPAGDFWVALHSKDSLFSRLSQFHPWIGRFFMKVMKMETAIHLTNGGKPHGVVVKLSGETGEILEVLEDSEGSVVKYASEAYETKDGKLWIGSVYWPAVWVLDTSVYDLK; encoded by the exons ATGCCGATTAACAGGAGAGTTCTGACGCCAGTAGCCGCCGTTCCGGTTATTTTAGCCGtcctttgctttttcttctGGGCATCAATCATCCAGTCGGACAACATAAAGGGCTCGAAACATGTTCTCCAAGATGCTAAGACCATTCCTCTTCCCGCCTATGGACCAGAGAGCTTAGAGTTCGATCTGAAAGGTGAAGGCCCTTACGTCGGCGTCACCGACGGTCGTATCCTCAAATGGCGAGGTGAAGAACTTGGCTGGGTCGAGTTTGCACATACTTCCCCTCACAG AGATAACTGTTCGAGGCATGAGGTGGTACCAAGTTGTGGGAGACCATTGGGACTTAGCTTCGATAGGAAAACAGGAGATTTGTACATATGCGATGGTTACTTCGGGCTCATGAAGGTCGGACCAGAGGGAGGCTTGGCCGAGTTACTTCTTGATGAAGTTGAtggaaataaaattatgtttgccAACCAAGGGGATATagacgaagaggaagatgttaTCTATTTCAATGATAGCAGCGATACATACCACTTCGG GGAAGTATTCTACGTGTCTATGTGCGGGAAGAAGGAGGGAAGAGTAATTAGATACGATATGAAGACGAAAGAGGCCAAAGTTATAGCGGAAAATCTTCTGTTGCCAAATGGTCTAGCTCTAAGCAAAGACGGATCGTTTGTAGTCACATGTGAGAGCAGTTTGAACTCTTGCCGTAGGATATGGGTCAAAGGTCCCAAATCCGGGACCAACGAGATTTTCGCGAGTCTCCCGGGGAGCCCAGACAACATCCGGCGTACGCCAGCGGGGGATTTCTGGGTCGCATTACATAGCAAAGACAGTTTGTTCAGTCGTTTGTCTCAGTTTCACCCTTGGATCGGGAGGTTTTTCATGAAGGTAATGAAGATGGAGACCGCGATTCATCTCACCAACGGAGGAAAACCTCATGGAGTTGTCGTGAAACTCTCTGGAGAGACGGGAGAGATTCTTGAGGTACTTGAGGACAGTGAAGGGAGCGTGGTGAAGTATGCTAGTGAGGCTTATGAGACTAAAGATGGAAAGTTATGGATCGGGTCTGTATATTGGCCGGCCGTTTGGGTTCTTGATACATCTGTTTATGATTTGAAATGA
- the LOC104712363 gene encoding protein STRICTOSIDINE SYNTHASE-LIKE 8 produces the protein MPINKRVLTPVAAVPVILAVLCFFFWASIIQSDNIKGSKHVLQDAKTIPLPAYGPESLEFDLKGEGPYVGVTDGRILKWRGEELGWVEFAHTSPHRDNCSRHEVVPSCGRPLGLSFDRKTGDLYICDGYFGLMKVGPEGGLAELLLDEVDGNKIMFANQGDIDEEEDVIYFNDSSDTYHFGEVFYVSMCGKKEGRVIKYNMKTKEAKVIAENLLLPNGLALSKDGSFVVTCESSLNSCRRIWVKGPKSGTNEIFASLPGSPDNIRRTPSGDFWVALHSKDSLFSRVCQFHPWIGRFFMKVMKMETAIHLTNGGKPHGVVVKLAGETGEILEILEDSEGSAVKYASEAYETKDGKLWIGSVFWPAVWVLDTSVYASK, from the exons atgCCGATTAACAAGAGAGTTCTGACACCAGTCGCCGCCGTTCCGGTTATTTTAGCCGtcctttgctttttcttctGGGCATCAATCATCCAGTCGGACAACATAAAGGGCTCGAAACATGTTCTCCAAGATGCTAAGACCATTCCTCTTCCCGCCTATGGACCAGAGAGCTTAGAGTTCGATCTGAAAGGTGAAGGCCCTTACGTCGGCGTCACCGACGGTCGTATCCTCAAATGGCGAGGTGAAGAACTTGGCTGGGTCGAGTTTGCACATACTTCCCCTCACAG AGATAACTGTTCGAGGCATGAGGTGGTACCAAGTTGTGGGAGACCATTGGGACTTAGCTTCGATAGGAAAACAGGAGATTTGTACATATGCGATGGTTACTTCGGGCTCATGAAGGTCGGACCAGAGGGAGGCTTGGCCGAGTTACTTCTTGATGAAGTTGAtggaaataaaattatgtttgccAACCAAGGGGATATagacgaagaggaagatgttaTCTATTTCAATGATAGCAGCGATACATACCACTTCGG GGAAGTATTCTACGTGTCTATGTGCGGGAAGAAGGAGGGAAGagtaattaaatacaatatgaAGACAAAAGAGGCCAAAGTTATTGCGGAAAATCTTCTGTTACCAAATGGTCTAGCTCTAAGCAAAGACGGATCGTTTGTAGTCACATGCGAGAGCAGTTTGAACTCCTGCCGTAGGATATGGGTCAAAGGTCCCAAATCGGGGACAAACGAGATTTTCGCGAGTCTCCCGGGGAGCCCAGACAACATCCGGCGTACGCCATCGGGGGATTTCTGGGTCGCATTACATAGCAAAGACAGTTTGTTCAGTCGTGTGTGTCAGTTCCACCCTTGGATCGGGAGGTTTTTCATGAAGGTAATGAAGATGGAGACTGCGATTCATCTCACCAACGGAGGAAAACCTCATGGAGTTGTCGTGAAACTCGCTGGAGAGACGGGAGAGATTCTTGAGATACTTGAGGACAGTGAAGGGAGCGCGGTGAAGTATGCTAGTGAGGCTTATGAGACTAAAGATGGAAAGTTATGGATCGGGTCTGTATTTTGGCCGGCCGTTTGGGTTCTTGATACATCTGTTTATGCTTCCAAATGA